The following are from one region of the Plutella xylostella chromosome 21, ilPluXylo3.1, whole genome shotgun sequence genome:
- the LOC105384744 gene encoding keratin, type I cytoskeletal 10, translating into MKAFVACIALALASVSAEAPGGYNYNRPSGGGGGGGYSSGGSGLSGGGAYRAVSSGYQTSEGQNVDPQLLEQVRQILLKEESQSSSGSFGGSSSFGGGYPAAAPSSSYGAPSSSYGAPSSSYGAPAASSRVVGIDLEAVRQALQVAQFEQSSGGSSGGYPSGPSSSYGAPARAPSGSYGAPF; encoded by the exons ATGAAAGCCTTTGTAGCG TGCATAGCCCTTGCGTTGGCGTCAGTGAGCGCGGAGGCTCCCGGCGGGTACAACTACAACCGTCcgtccggcggcggcggcggcggcggctacaGCTCCGGCGGCAGCGGgctcagcggcggcggcgcctacAGGGCCGTCAGCTCCGGCTACCAGACCTCCGAGGGACAGAACGTCGACCCCCAGCTGCTCGAGCAAGTCAGGCAGATCCTGCTGAAGGAGGAGTCCCAGTCGTCGTCCGGTAGCTTCGGAGGCAGCAGCAGCTTTGGCGGCGGCTACCCCGCGGCCGCACCTTCGTCATCCTACGGCGCACCCTCATCTTCCTACGGAGCCCCGTCCAGCAGCTacggcgcgcccgccgcgtCGTCCCGCGTGGTCGGCATCGACCTGGAGGCGGTCCGCCAGGCGCTGCAGGTGGCGCAGTTCGAGCAGTCCTCCGGCGGCTCGTCCGGCGGGTACCCCTCGGGCCCCTCCTCCTCGTACGGAgcccccgcgcgcgcccccTCCGGCAGCTACGGCGCCCCCTTCTAA